The genomic segment ggacctagaacctatctggagtccaaatcgaaggtttttttgggaaaaacttagattctaatttgatcaaatgcacAATTACTTCGATACTTTGATACAAttctaatttggccgaatacggagctattcgatcgaaaactgacctattcggccaagaaaaacttcaacttaatttcggttggactttttcaaattcaaaattcaaaaatacgccccttaatgtttcaataaataagcaaacattcaagtttagtAAAATTTCAAGCTTTGAAATTGGAAAAAACCTCCACAAATATGAATCCTGATAAATAAGCCTTCCCATATCCCATGGTAAAACATATGGTACCAGATTTAAATTTAGACTAAAAATGATTGTTGCCTTGAAAAATGACACCTTTATAAACATCagaatctaaaaaaatatatcactCCCATTGGCTTCCACAGAAGCTCACCAGGTTTTCactttcaaaggtttttttttttaaaattttcttgaaaactgaattaaaaaactaaaaacatgttttttcattgAGATTATCTCAGATTGAGGGAAAACATTAAAGgtcttgttctcctttaaatcaacctttagtatgatgtagaaagttatactctaaaacaatttgtaattagttctaatttttttgttatttagctctccaatttgcaatttcagcaatctggttgctaggtcccaATGACCCttataaccatgcattgatttaaatatgagactggaatattacTAGAACagagcctgaatagaatgatgagtaataaaaagagtcagaaaaaaaaggaaaataattcaaaaactaaaaaatgaaggccaattgaaaagttgcttagatttgctTGATAGAATATATTATAAGATTGTTTCTGGGCTGGATGGAATATTTTCTCTGTACTCTTTAGTCAACAGTTGAAACCCAGAAAAATGAAGGGAGAGTGTTACTGTACCATGATAGTGATTTAATAAAAAGTACCTGTAAGGTCTCGGCAGTTTTTaagaaaaggtttaatttcttcTATTTCTGCGGCAGTTATTTCTTTCCTGACACTGGGtggaaaaaagagtaaaacatgaTTAatgattcaatattttttttaattattgtgatATGCAAATTGCATGTGTAGCTATGataaaaagaacatatttaaaagtttttgagtttttggcattcggactttaataaataaccacctaagcaTTCTCTGCCCAATGGTACACATGCTTATTGACCTACAACAATAATAGTTACTGGTTCCATAATAGATTAAAGGCTCCTGGGCAAGGTCCACAATGCAACTCACCCTAAGTTGGATCTGTAACTGTCTGGCTTGTACCCCTAAAATGGAGTCATGTTTGCATGAGGAGTGGCAAATAGGCATAAGATGATAATTCTGTTCTTGTACACAATGTCTTACACCCAAAGAAAGAACACACAGGTGTGTAAGCTGCTCTGGAACCCTATGACCCAGTCTATTACTGATTCTAGTATGGCACTGGATTATTGTATTAGAATATGCTTTTGTGTAACTCTGTACTCACTATAACATAGTAGTTTAGGTTTATATAAAGACACAATTCCATTAGTTTGAACATCTACTGGAAATCTACTAGATGATCAAGAGAAAGACAAAATaccccatttaaaggggttgttcacctttgagttgacttttaggggcagatttatcaagggtcgaagcgaaaattctaatttttattttgaaattggaattttcaatttttttgtgaaataggGAAtaagggaatagttaaaattcgattggagtttttaaaaaaaattgaataaattttttgaaatttatcatgtacttgcccgttaagaatttgaattagactattgccaccttaaacctgacaaattgctggtttagcctatgtgggacgtcctgggatcattttggagttgtttgctgcctttctgaaaatcaagggtttttttcggagaaaaaactcgtcttgaatttgattcgaatccgATTCAAGTTTGTGAGTAGagcccattcacccgagtttgaaaaatggtcgaatttcgatttacaaactcccatgaactctaaatgtgaccctagataaatctgccccttagtgtgatgtagagtttgatattctgagacaatttgcaattgattttcgttttctattatttgaggtttctgagttaattagctttttattcagcagctctccagttttcagccatctggttgctagggtccaaattcccctttaattaccTGCACAGCTTTGTATCACACAGATACAAGCTCTGTCATTCAAGAGTAATGAAAATCTAATAGGACATGTGAAATGTCGAAGATCATCTCTATTGGGACAGTATAGAGTTATAAGCCACTGTGTAACTTTAACGTGTGTCTGAAGTATACAAAAACTCTTCTCACCTGTAGACAAATATTGGAACAATGAAATCTGTAAAATTTGGATCCACGTCATCATCCTCCACACGGAACATCATGTCCTCATAATTCTTGTTCCATTCTACTCTCTGTTCCAGTGGCACAAAGTTACCTGAAATATTAGTGAAATGATGAATATTTTGGGAGGTCAACCAGAGATTTACCCTCACGGCATATCCTCTCCTAAGGTTTAAATTGGTTCATGGTTCATTTGTttttgtgcctatgattacgtatctctagatacCAAAAGTGTtaggacatttgtttttaaagattgAATTTTATCCGAATTGTtgtgtcgcaggagtgcgtgctcatttcAGGATTTCCTTGCACCTCACCCTAAGCTATGGGTTTGGGgtgctgcacccgggccacccatCCTCatctatatattgttttattaaatgtgtCAAGAAGGCTGACGCCTCTAGAGACAGACCTGGGACTTTGCACCCAGGTCAATTTTTATACTGGGTGAGCTTCGGTTTTCTATTAAAATTGCTGAGTATTTAACACTTGGATAGAGACGCGGGTTTTTCTTGTTTGAGGTCAACCAGGGACTTTGAGTTTGTACACTACCAATATTATgtgttttattatgtgttttattGCAACACAAAGAACAACAGCTACTTATAATCTTATATAAACTAGACAATAACAGACACATAATACTTTCCTTTCAAATAGGTTGCTTTATTTCCCTCTCTAAATTACACTAAGCACATAAATAACAAAATTGATCcataaaagaaaaactaaaccccCCTCCTAAAGAGAGTCCCCATCTAATAGACCCCTATTTGCCTCCCTCCCCACATTGTTCATTATTTAGAAAAGTGTCAGAGAAAGTTGCACAgacctctccatgcagagtagcacagtggagctcacaggcacAATATAAACTGGAGCACATGCGCTCTAGGTCCTTTCTGAGAGATTCCACCTGGGCTGGCAGGGAGAACTAGATTGGAACCTAAGCTAAATAGGACCTAGTAAGTGTAACAATATACTCTGTCATAGGTTACCCTGTGTGTGATAGATAGGAGTAGAGTTATGTAGCACACAACCTGAGCTTTATCAAAGATATAAAGTAAGGATTAGAATCGTAGGAGCATTACCACAGAGTAGGTTCCACTTGAGGAGAATCCTGAAAGCTGAGTTGAAATAGTACACTCCTAGATGATTGACCCCTGATGGAGTGAACCTGTATTTTTTAGTGTCTCTCAAACAATTGTATGTGAATccaatcaataaaaatgtatggtTACGTTCAAGAACCACTGGTACAGTTCTACTACACCCAGcctcaaatgtattttattgataaaGTTGATGGTCCATGGAGCAACAGGTGCCTCCATTTAACTATAACCTTACACTAGCAATAGCAGTCATATCACACTTATAGGAGTTGTGAGTTAGACAAGCAAGCTTAGCAAGAGCAGCTTCCCCTCCAACAAAGAGTAGTAGTGTGAAGGTAGAACTCCCTGTTGGCACTTGCCAAGGGAGCACAGATAAGAAGGAGCACAGGGTTTCTTCCCTGAGAGGCTTCCACTTCCACATTTCAATAAGCTGTCTCTCTACTGGTGAGAATATTTCTTCCCACCCTTACTGCTTCCTATGTGTAATGATGATCCTCTGTAGCACTAgtgccttatacagtatattctcatTTATATTTTAGCTTACTAAACCTTTCTCTACCACCTTGTGAGGGCCCAACTGAGAGAGGGTCACAGCGTAACCATgtcctacatagttacatagttaaatcggtttgaaaaaagacaaagtccatcaagttcaacccctccaaaagaaaaCCCAGCCTCATACAgcccctactttcacataaatgatatatacccatatctatactaactatagagtttagtatcacaatagcctttgatattatgtctgtccaaaaaatcatccaagtccctcttatagtcattaactgaatcagcatcacaacatcacccggcagtgcattccacaacctcactgtcctgactgtgaagaaccccctacgttgcttcaaatgaaagttcttttcttctagtctgaaggggaggcctctggtacggtgatccactttatgggtaaaaaggtcccctgctatttgtctataatgtcctctaatgtacttgtaaagtgtaatcatgtcccctcgcaagcgccttttttccagagaaaacaaccccaaccttgacagtctccctcataatttaactcttccctccctctaaccagtttagttgcacttagtctctgcactctctccagctcatttatatccctcttaaggacaggagtccaaaactgcccccatactccagatgaggcctcaccagggacctataaagagacataattatgttttcatcccttgagttaatgcccttttttatacaagacagaactttatttgctttagtagccacagaatgacactgcccagaattagacaacttgttatctacaaagacccctagatccttctcatttaaggaaactcctaacatttagtgtataacttactgtaGTAAAAGACTGGAAATCATGTGACCTCCTCCTGTTACTCCTTACAGGAATATATAACCAAAAATCCCCAGTCTTGAAACACTAAAAAGCAGCAGTTCAGGTACATGTTTTATTATATCTAAGTCTGAAATAAGGATTAGCCCAAACTTCAAAGCacaatagaggtatgggacctattatccagaatgcttgggaccttggatttaccagatctttccataatttggatcaccataatttTAGTCTACCAAACCCACGAGAAGTGTTTTGTCTCCAATGAGGATTGAGTATATcctagctgggatcaagtacaaagtactgttttattattacagagaaaaacacagtcatttttaaaaatttgaattatttgcctaaaatggaaACGATGGTACTGTATATGGCcctcttgtaatttggagctttctggataatgggtttccagataacggatcccatacctatacagacaACAGTCACACAAGAATCTCAAAGTAACTTACACAGCTGAGCGTAGATTTCCGCCATCTCAAAGGCATTTATCATGGCACATCCTCTATTATCCACCATTATGATTGTCCCTGTAAGGGGATAGGTCTTTCTTTCCATGGTCAGGCCACCGTCATTGGCTGCAGCCTCCGCATGCTTTTTGAACTCTGTATCCAGCAGAGCATATTTACAGGAGTTGATGAGAGAAGACTTGCCGTGCCCCAGGAACCCAAAGACTTGAAGGAGAATGCGATTGTAGCCCTGGTTCCCCAGTGGGCATTCATTAAGGCTGAATGATCGGATATATTCTCTAAGCTGATCCACATCCATCGTTTCTGATTCTCTCTTGTACTTTCACTTTGTTTGCTTTATACCGAGGCAAGATATTTCACAATAAGTTTGTACTTGTCGGCAAGTGGGAATTACCCAGTGATAGATCTGCTGATTCCTCAGGCTCGGTTACACCCAGAAACTGGCAGTTTATCTCAGGAATAAGTTCCCAGAAGCTGCATTAAACATTAGCTCAATGAAgcaagtgaaagtgaaagtaggaaaTACTCTGACTTCTTCAATTGCCTTTGTCTTTTGGCAGGAACATGTCCCTCCTGTGTCATGTTTTAACATTCTTTCCTTTCCCATAAATGCtccttttataataaataaccaaAGCGCCAAAAGCTGTGCTGCACCTCCCGGCTGTTTTATTATCTTCCAGAAAACTCACTGGGTGTAACTAATTCCCAGGCAAAGTTCAGCTTGTGCAACATTAACAGGAAAGTCCATAGACATTCACTTTTATAATCTTCTAAATGGGCGTAATCTGAGCAACTGTAGAAATAGGTTGAAATACAATAGGAGCAACAATTCCTGAGTAAAACTCTTATATACAGGAGGTTAGCTTTGTTGCTGTTGTGGCTGTTGCATTCAATTGGttgacagtcccgcttttgacagtcatggctttttactaaaatgtcccgactttctctttcatctcctgcactgaatagccagaaaaagatacaaagtttctaacttatttggcttttggcagaaagcccaaaacagccaccaggtgcataaagatacttttgtaacaattttgagataagcaaataagtcattgtaacaattaagataaaaatgtctcttgggagaagttagactcagagcttaagggttagggcacacctggagattcagggaaattaagtcaccggcgactaatcgcctcttccttggggcaactaatctccccaaattgcttccccgtgtcttccgtcagctttaataaaaaaaaacgcctgtgccaatgcactcgtgcggaaacttcgggcgacttcggaaatcgaagcaccacgagtgcattggctcaggtgttttttcattaaagctggcggaagacagggggaagcagttcggggagattaggcgcccccaaggaagaggcaattagttgccggccgactaaatctccctgaatctccaggtatgcccttagcctaaagggcaatttaccttcattagcaaaaatgtaacaactgaagaaaaaaaaaacagaaatgtgttcaaactttcataacctaccaaatttagcaaaatgaacatggtaattagggggtgtggctacaaaataggCATGGTCCAAAGATTTTTGACGAGCTACGCGCAGCAACGCGCAGCAACGCGCAGCAACGCGCAGcaactctttttgtccctctttctatttccaaaatgttggcaaaTGTGCATATGGCATAGAGCAAATCATATGCGCTCAAACGGAAATCTCTGGTACAGGATTGGGGCTGGTTTGTGTATGGCTAGAGGGCTCAGAGTTTTATTGACACATTTAAAGGAAAGAGtcaaaggggtagatttactaaaggtcgaagtgactaacgctggcgacgattcgtcagcgttaccgtttttaggcatttcgacaatttactaacggacgcaggTGTAACTAGCGAAAGGGACAGACGCTAgtgctcattcacactctatcggcaggtgaattttcgctctggcaaatggacgttactccacaaattcactaagatgcggattttactgaacgttacctctttctccagacttgccttcaccagctcagaccaggcgaagctcATTGGAGGGCATAGATCTTCCTTAATTTTTAG from the Xenopus laevis strain J_2021 chromosome 9_10L, Xenopus_laevis_v10.1, whole genome shotgun sequence genome contains:
- the LOC108705462 gene encoding uncharacterized protein LOC108705462, with product MDVDQLREYIRSFSLNECPLGNQGYNRILLQVFGFLGHGKSSLINSCKYALLDTEFKKHAEAAANDGGLTMERKTYPLTGTIIMVDNRGCAMINAFEMAEIYAQLCNFVPLEQRVEWNKNYEDMMFRVEDDDVDPNFTDFIVPIFVYSVRKEITAAEIEEIKPFLKNCRDLTGIFPIIVLTNKTSGDIAKLRNIFEGMGAEEILAVENYTDEDHFKTRGRHTLFLELIHKALKDVNFCMKDQRNPKKERAQRKKFLLKYVHERDKNQPPSQ